The following are encoded in a window of Psilocybe cubensis strain MGC-MH-2018 chromosome 4, whole genome shotgun sequence genomic DNA:
- a CDS encoding RNA helicase, with amino-acid sequence MAGINAGDEKLVFESSEAVSVVSTFDDLGLKEDLLRGIYAYNFEKPSAIQQRAILPITQGRDVIAQAQSGTGKTATFSISILQSIDVTVRETQALVLSPTRELATQIQSVVLALGDYMNVQCHACIGGTSIGEDIRKLEYGQHVVSGTPGRVFDMIRRRSLRTRNIKMLVLDEADELLNKGFKDQIYDVYRYLPPATQVVLLSATLPYDVLEMTTKFMTDPIRILVKRDELTLEGIKQFFVAVEKEDWKFDTLCDLYDTLTITQAVIFCNTRRKVDWLTEKMRASNFTVSSMHGEMVQKERDAIMAEFRGGTSRVLITTDVWARGIDVQQVSLVINYDLPANRENYIHRIGRSGRFGRKGVAINFVTVDDVRILRDIEQFYSTQIDEMPVNAAELI; translated from the exons ATGGCTGGTATAAACGCAGGCGACGAA AAACTTGTGTTTGAGTCCTCAGAGGCTGTTTCTGTCGTCTCAACATTCGACGACCTTGGTTTGAAGGAGGACCTGTTACGCGGCATCTATGCGTACA ACTTCGAAAAACCTTCCGCTATTCAGCAGCGGGCTATCTTACCGATAACCCAAGGACGGGATGTCATTGCTCAGGCCCAGTCTGGTACCGGTAAAACTGCAACCTTCTCCATTTCCATCCTCCAATCAATCGACGTCACTGTCAGAGAAACCCAGGCCCTTGTGTTGTCGCCTACTCGCGAATTGGCAACTCAAATTCAATCAGTTGTTCTCGCTCTGGGCGACTACATGAACGTCCAGTGTCACGCATGCATTGGAGGAACTTCTATTGGAGAGGATATTAGGAAGTTGGAATATGGCCAACATGTCGTGTCAGGGACACCAGGGCGAGTTTTTGACATGATTCGTAGAAGAAGTTTGCGAACCCGAAACATCAAAATGCTGGTGCTTGACGAAGCCGATGAACTCCTCAATAAAGGTTTCAAAGACCAAATTTACGACGTTTACCGATACCTTCCTCCAGCTACCCAAGTAGTACTCCTGAGCGCAACTCTCCCCTATGATGTTTTGGAGATGACAACGAAATTTATGACCGATCCAATTCGAATCCTCGTCAAGCGTGACGAATTGACCCTTGAAGGAAtaaaacagtttttcgttGCAGTCGAAAAAGAGGACTGGAAATTCGACACACTCTGTGATCTGTACGATACTCTCACCATAACTCAAGCTGTCATCTTTTGCAATACGCGCCGAAAG GTTGATTGGTTGACGGAGAAAATGCGGGCCTCCAATTTTACCGTCTCTTCTATGCATGGTGAGATGgtacaaaaagaaagggaCGCCATTATGGCAGAATTCCGTGGCGGAACTTC TCGGGTCTTAATTACAACAGACGTTTGGGCTCGGGGCATTGATGTACAACAAGTCTCTCTGGTAATCAACTACGACCTTCCCGC CAACCGAGAGAACTACATACATCGCATTGGTCGATCTGGCCGCTTTGGAAGAAAGGGTGTGGCCATCAAC TTCGTCACTGTCGATGATGTCCGCATTCTGCGTGATATCG AACAATTCTACAGCACACAAATT GACGAAATGCCCGTAAATGCAGCGGAGCTTATCTGA